In the Triticum aestivum cultivar Chinese Spring chromosome 2B, IWGSC CS RefSeq v2.1, whole genome shotgun sequence genome, AAAGAAAGATTACAAAGACCAATCCAACCTTGGGCTCACAGTTTCTAGGTACTGGAAGGCCTAACCAAATCAATTGGAGACAATAGGCTTTCATAGGGAGAAAAAATCTCTTATGATGATTAAAGAGGTGCTGAAACATGAACATTCTCCTCACCTTGCAAAAAATGATAGGCAACTGCTCTGGAATTGTGCCTGGCTCAAGAAATATTGTAACCCCATTATCGAAAAGAACCAATTCTGCCTCATCCATGTCACTTACCAATCAGTTTTTTTATACCAACAATATACTAGTTCAGAGAAGGGGCAAGGTAAAATATATCTCTGCATGAAAAAAATTGGTGTATAGGGCAAATTAATTACTCTACTTCTACTTCTGTTGAATAAGTGGAATCACCTGCATTTAGAAGGGGTACACATCACTAGGAGAAACATTTTTTCCCATTCGAATTCTTACAGAAAATGAGCCATAATCCCAAGTTTAATTGATTTCCTCATGTTTCTTACCTTGTAGATAAATGCAGAACTACGGCCACATCTATCCTACCTTACCTCAAACATTATTAGCCCATCTTTCTTAACTTGCAAATAAATAACCTTCGAATTATGTAGAAACCATCCATTTTCTAATTAGAAATATGATAGAATGAGAATGAAAATTCTACATCCCAGTCAAAAATTAGAAAAATATGAAAACAGTCAAGCCTATTTGGTAATCAAATACTTGGATAACCTAATCATGACACATAACTTGAGGAAAATCCTCACTTATACATGGATATTTCCTGCAGAACACATAACTAATTTAAGTCTTGTCGCTTGAGGCAAAATTTATCAAGCACTACACTGCACAACACTTTTGTTACAGAAAAGAACAGCCATAGGCTAATACATCCATTATTCTCCTGTCAGATGCTACACTGAGATTAGTTGGTACTCCAAATGCTACACTGAGATTGCTTTCTGGTCTTCTTGAAGCTCCACCTTCTATGGGCTCCAGATGCACTTGATACGTCAGTACAACAACATCTTGCTATTTGTTTATGACTTGTTTTCCATTCATTTAAAGACTGAAAAACAGTTAACCTTTTCTGGACCCTACATATTCTAGCATCTGTTTGTTAAGTACCAGGTACTTTCTTGTAGGCTAAACAAATAATATACAAAATATGAATGCACATCGAGCAGTTTGGTAACTTAAGCATGTAATTAAAGCTTGAAATACCACAAGGCTACTACATTCAAGATAGTCTGTAACAAACCCCATCGGGAATATTCATCATGGGACCAAGTCACCAGAAACAAAGAAGCACGCCCCCGACCAAGGACAACACGGATACAGCATTACACAATCAACGCAACAATCAAGACATAAGGAAACAAAAATGGAGAGGAACAAAATCAAACCCTCAGATGCAGTGCAGGAACACGAATAGCCCGATGAAGCCCCGCAACCAGCCGCCACTGTCAACACCCCTGCCCAGCTGAAGACCAGAGAAGACTGATGCGAAAGACAAAGCCCCCAGCGGCAGAATCAGCTCCCCATGCCCGAGAACACAACAGGTGGAACCGAACACAGAGAACAGCGCTGCCCTCTCTGCGAACCTCTGTGAACCGACAAAGAACACACCCGCCCAGCCGCCACCGCCCACAAAACCAATAAAGCAGCGAGAGAGCAGACACATGCACCTGACACATAGGATAAAAGGCTCGCACGAACCGCCACGACTCACCACCGAGTAGGGGTAGGCCCATATACAGCGAACGACCAAAACACAGCCTCAAAACCGAGCCCACAACCGACTCTAAATAGCACGATGCACCAGGAGCCTCAAAATCAAGGGAGCTTAGTAACTTAGGTGATAGTGCATACAATGCAACCTCACAAATGAAAATGACAGATATTTCTTCCATTCAGAAATATATCATATGAACCTCTTTACCTTGACTACATACATTAAATAATTAGTATGACCTCACCGGATAAGGAAACAGATGAATCTGTGCATGTACTGGTTAGGAAAACTACCAGCAGATCGTATGTGGTTGGAGGATGTACAAACATGAGTTTTCAGCAAATTAATTAAGCAGAGAAAACTAAATGCATCTTACTGGTTTCTCTCAATATTTCTTTAGAgaaatgtaatactccctccgtcccaaaattcttgtcttagatttgtctacatatggatgtatctattcacgttttagtgttagatacatccgtatctagagaaatttaagacaagaattttgggacggagggagtatgtacatATCCACTATGAAGTCCATGTTTGCCAAGGATAACTAAGAAAATAGTTATATCTACTTGTCGTGTCACAAATACAAACAAGGTTTGATGTTCAACCTCTATCTCTTGAAGTGTGCCTAGCCAACAGTTCTAGCAGTCTTTGCTGTTCTTGTTTGGATATTCCAGGATGAAGCTGAGGAAGGTTGCTAAGGAATGATTTGGCATCTGCTATCTTATCATGCCTACAGTACTCCTGCAGTATTGAATTGTAAGTTCTCTCATTGGGCTTGCAACCATGAGTAACCATATAACGTACTAAATCAATAGCCTCTTCAAACATTGAGTTGGCCACATAACTCTTAACAAAGATATTGTATGTTACAATATCTGGTACCAGGCCTGAAGATTTCATCTCAGAAAACAATCTTGAGGCTTCTTTCATCTGCCCTTTTCTTCCATATGCATAGATCATTGTGTTATAAGAATATCGATCCGGACGTGCACCACTCGACTTGATCTCGGTGAGGATATTTTCGCACTTTTCACAATCACCTAATCGAGAATACATATGCATCAAACTATTGTATGTTGCAGTGCTGAGGTTGATAGAACTTCCCTTCATGAGTGAAAGAATCTCCTCCACTTTCTTAACCATCCTATTTTTCCCATATACGGAAACCATTGCATTTAGGACGTTAATATCCAGAGAGCACCGCCTCTTCCTAAGTTCCAGGAATGCCTTCTCTGTTTCGGATAAGTTATTAACTTTGCTGTTGACCAATACCAACGTTTTCACCAGCCCGTGGTGTGACTCTATCTTCTCTGCATATATATCTTCTGACAAAGCTTTCATTTTGTCCAGCTTTTTTGCATTAGCATATGCATGAAGCAGTGAAGAGTAACTAAGCTCATCTGGCCTACAATCCAGATTCTCCATCTCAGCAAACAACTTTTCTGCCTGCTCCCAACGCCCACCACGAGCTAGTGCAGATAGAACAGCGTTATATGTTGATATGTCAGGATATATACCGGCTTCAATCATCCTCTTgtatatctccattgattggtcaaACAAGCCACACCGACTATATGAAGTAATGAGTGAAACATATGTGTCCCGCTCAGGAACATAACCAgatttcttcatctccttgaataCCCCAGACACCTCGGAATCTAAACCATTTTGACCAAATACCGCCAAGAGTGTGTTCCAGGTCACAACATCTGGCACAAATCCAGCAGACCTGAGATCGTCAAAGACAACCATCATCTCTGGGAACTTTCCCCTCACCCCATGCAGCTTGATCAATGCATTGTACGTGCACAAGTTTGGCTTACATCTATTCCTCAACATTTCATCATATGTCCCGATTGCTGCATCAATCTTGCCAGCCCTGTCAAGACCAGAAATCAGTGTCGTGTATGTAATGACATCCGGCTGAATTCCCTTAACCTCCATCTCCTCTTTGAGCTCTGCTGCTTCTTTCAACAACCCATCCTTTACATAGGATGAAATGAGCGAGTTGTAGGTTACCACACTGGGTGGACAGCCCCCAAGCTCCATCTCCTTGAGCACCCCAATTGCCGCATCATGCATCCGCGCCTTGCCATACACATCAAGCAGCGAATTGAATGTGACCTTATCAGGTTCGAAGCCAGCAGCCCTCATTTCGCCGAACACCTTCGCTGCCTCCTTATAGAGTGCACCACGCCGACAACAGCTAATGAGCGTGTTATATGTATACCTGTCCAGCGGAATCCCGTCGTTCTTCATGGAGTCCACGAGTGCCAGCACATCCTTCCACGGAACGGCAATCTTGGAGTACACATGGAGCACGACATTGTAGGTGACGGTGGCGGGCTGAATGCCGTTAGCCACCATACGGCGGAACACGGCAACCGCGTCCCGGAACCGGCTGGCGCGGGAGAACGCTGACACGAGAGCCGTGTAGGCGCTGGCGTCGGGTTCCGGCGCGGCGTCGAGGAGTGCGGAGGCGTCGGTGAGGCGGCCAGCGCGCGCGAGGACGCGGACGGCTGCCGGGAGCACGCAGGGATGCTGGAGGACGTGCTCACCGTGGAGGTCCCGCGCGGCGTGGAGAGCAGCGAGAGCGACGGTGGGGCGGCCGCGGGACGCGAGGGCGTTGAGCACGGAGGCGAGCTCGGAGGTTGGGAGCGCAGAGAGAGTGTCGCGCGCGGAGTCCGGGTTGGATAGTAGGGAGAGGAGCGCGCGGCGcgcggggagggagagggagggcggcaGGTTCCATGGCTGCCcccctccgccgccctggcgggtAGGGTTGTGCGGGCGGCCGAGGCGCGgcgtgcgggaggaggaggtgggggtcgggtgtgaggaggagaggagggaggtgggGGAGAAAAGTCGGAGAGGGGAGTGCACGGGGGGCTGGTGGCGGAAGGTCttggaggtgggaggcggcggcgcgggcgcccggagcgggagcgggagcgggaAGGCGACCGTTTCGACCATGGCGGGCGGGGTTGCCGTTGGCTGGGGTTTAGGGGTTATGGCCGGTGAAGGGGTGGCTGGCTGGCACGGGCACGGCCGCACATGGAGAAGAGGACCGGATATGGGGGGATCTCCTATTCGGCGAACCGCGCGCTGGAAACCGGCCGCGCGCGCACACCCACGCTCCCCCTGCGCGCCCTTCTGGCCGGGCCATGTGGGGTCGAGGTGCCCCTTGTTTTTTTTTCGAGATTTAGAAAAAAGTTCtgactttcaaaaaatgttcatggattcagCAAAAGATGTTCACCGAATTCAAAACAAATCATGAATTAAAATTTAGTTCACGATTTCAAGACAATGAATTTTAATGAACATTTTTATGAGAATTTTTTAATAATAACGAACATTTTTGTATATTTGATGAAAACAAATTTGATTTCGATAAAAAAATGAACTCGCTGAACAAAAATTGTATTCAAGAACAGTTTTTTTTTATAAAAGGATGATATTTTAATtcaatgaatattttttaatttgatgaacaaattttgaatttgatgaGCATTTTTGAATTCCCGGATTTAAAaaaatcaatgaacattttttaaatttggtgaacatttttttacaatGCTAAATTGTTTTTGAATTTGACAAACAAAAAAGTATTTGCAAATTTGAAAAGAAATTTccgcaaaaaagtaaaaataaataagaaaatagagaaaataaaaatgaaaagcaaaaaaaacaaaaggaaaaacaaaaaacaaaaagtgaaaaaaactacagaaaagaaaaacaagaagaaaaaaagaaaatcccGATTCAAGGAAGGTTCTAGGTCCTTCCCAAAACCGGTGAGAACACACATGAAATCCTGAAATATGGGCCACCCACTGTGCGAACGATCAAAGAGGGGGTACACGCTAGGTCGCTCCACGTCGACCTATGCGCCAAATAGGATCCGCCGGATATGGGGGAGGAGGGCTCATGGAGGTGGAACTTTGGGATTTGGGACGAGAGAACCGCTCCGTTGTTTAGTTCACGCCTGCTCGGACAAACTTAATAATAAATAGGATTCGGATATGCACTCTGGTTTATGGCCAGTCCTATTCGGTGCGCATGTCGCTCGGAGGCTCCTTTCCGGTTTTGTGAAGATTATAGAACCTTCCCAGATCGggtttttcttctttttgttttgtttttcctttcGGGTTTCCCCCTGCATTTTTCATGTTCATTATGTTCTTTCTTTTACCATTTCCATTTTTTTATCTTTTCCATTTTAGTTTTTctattcttttttattttcattttccttatgttttttcttattctttttacATTTTCTGAACAtgttttttaaattcacaaactttttttgaaattgtgaaagaAATTCATTTTTGTGAACATGTTTTAATGAAATTGTGAATATCCTATCCTATATATATCTAAGAGATTCAACCCCACTATCTTATTTATCTTGACATGCAACATATCCACATCATAAAGTACGTCCATCATCTAAAAATGCTTTTCCGCTAACTCTTCATGCAAATGCTCCCAGTAATTCGCCATGAGCATGTAGCCCGCCATAAATAATCGTTAATTATTTTTCCCCTGCACACTCAAGCAATCACATCATCCTAGGTTTCTTTTGCTATGTGTGCATGCCTTGACGTCATCCGACCCACTTCAAATGTCCAACACGATTCCACGTCCAATCATTTGGTTATACTTTACTTATTGTTAACGCGACCGTCTGATTTCGAAAGCTCAATTGACCGATTCCTATCCATATCTCTTCTGCTTCAAATAGGCCACATAATTGTTTTAGATGCCCTTATTCCCTCGAATCTCCAGCGTTCCAAGAAATATTTTAATCCCAACTTGATTCCATCGCGTACTGAGAGTTAGctcatcattttttttcttttttaaaagtCCACTCTTCCCAGGCAACCTTTCACTCCCAATTTGGTTCTATTAAATGCACCCATGTACCTAATCAGACTTTTTATGAAGAAGCTAAGCTTCACCAGGAAGCATGCATGGTTGCGCACTAGACATGACaaacaaaataaactagtgatatATGGTTATATTTTGGTGAATGGTTGCAGCACGTTGTACATGGTTGATCCGGTGAGAAGCATGATTTACTCAGTAGTGGGCCTCATGATTTATGAGCAACCTTATTTTTTTATAGAAAATAAATTATGAGTGAACTCACGTTTTATACTTTCATGCGAGCTATGTTTATTACAAATGCACATTTGTAATTGCTATCATTGTTTTAGGTTTAGTTAAGGATTGAGATGTCTCCACTATCTCTATGCAACATCGTTTTTGTTTCATATCGCCTCGCTGATATATCATCAAGGCATTAAATTAACACAACAAAACTCACACTCTTTTTTGGCCTTTTCATCAATTTTTCTTCAGATGCTTGCTCTAACCAATATTTATTTCAAACAAAATTCTTTATCATCAACTTATACTATGGTTCATAAACTTTCTCATGTTTTTAAACATCAACTTATTTGTTAATAGTTCCCGCAACAatgtgcggggtatcatctagtatacCTAAGAGATTGATATCCACTAACCTATTTATCTTGACATGCAGTCTATCCACCTCATCGTTGTGCTACATCAGCAGATTCCTTTACCATGCATCCACATCGTCCTATTTGGCTCTCACTGTCTCGTGTCAGATATGTCTCTGCCTCCCCTTTGATTCAGTTTCTTGTGGCTGGGTTCTATGTCATCTCTTTCATTATTGCCCTTCCTATTCATCTCCTTCAATTCCACTCACACAACAAATGAAAAGCCACGGCTGATGATTTCCTTTTGTCCCTTCTTCTGATCGTTGTATTGAGCAGTGTGATCTAACCCCGGTGGTTCGCTTCATCTTTTGTCAATCAACCACTGAACTTGTCTTCGAGCCTTCAAATAAAAACATCTCCCTTCCACTCCCTCGCCCCGCTATACTTGATATCCAGCTAGGACGAGGCGACTCCTATAGTCTTGTGTCAAACCTTTAGCCACCATGTACCGAGCCCTCCCTCCTCGACATCCACGCCCACGCCATCTCTTGTGCGGGCGCCGCAGCAGAGGCCCTGCTCTTCTCTGAGATCCACGCATCCGGTATTCAACAAGAGCCACGGGATGAACGATAGTACAATGTAATTCATGGTAGAGGATATCTTGTTGATGCTGCCGACGTCGCTCATGGGCCGTGGCCACTGTGTGTCCACGCCATGGTGCAacattgatgtagggtggaaccctaggagggtgatctttcatgattggagcgtatcccgtgaagaacacgaagaacacatgAAGAAcgggagagaaatcacaagggaaaACACTCGAGAACAAGTCCaaccacacatccactagactaacaaacacatggatccacaaggtacatgaacaacaaagagaaacCGGTACAagatagagttcatcccaaatccaaaggagatggggtcttgatgatctagatgatccttcTCACATGGGAGTCTTGAATCCCTCGGTaccttctcacatggaggtcttgaactccatgggagtggtctctctctctcaagaggaggaggtaggagcatcacatacaaatgagctatcatatttgctaaccctagaaataaGGAGGGGAGATCATTTATAGCccaagccatgaaggggtaagtgagggggcaaaatgggtacatgggcctcggcccgagtCATGCACGCAGGCAAAGGCTGGATGATCCAGGAGGTGGGCCAGATGATCTGGgcttcgggggtccggatgatccggaaggCCGTCCGGATAGTCCGGCTGTGTTATATCCGTTGTCGGGGGTCCGGAAGTGCGGGAGGTCGTCTGGATGTCCTGGTCGATCCGGAAGATCCGGGAGGGGGTCCGAATGATCTGGCTTCGTCCGGGCTCGTGTTGTAGTCTTCGGGGCGCGTAGCCGGATCTTCCGGGCCATGGGCCGGATCGTCCGGGCCATGGGCAGGATCATCCGGGCGTCGGCCGAATCGTTTGGGAGGggttccggatgatccgggcaagtgCAGACTTGTCcgttcttccgtcttctcttccacgcttTCCTCGTGGATGGTGTAGGCGTACACATATGCTCGCACTCCTCCTCATAGACCGTGAAGCTCCggtaatacctatgcatgcacacgagaggagtgtcaagtagtataccatcctcgaaggggtcaagtgaacacgtgtaaaggagatgattcacttttgtgtatgtgaagtagatgtcgcacgtgtcacttgccataggaactcttgacatggtgatgttcgtaggatgctccgcatcatcccccttgggaaagatccgatctcggttcgaaatccaaatcaccatgggaaagagatggtgtTGCCGTGTAGGAGTGGATGATCACCAAGCATtcatcatcttgaagctcgaaatcgcactctccaatgtcacaccatctagtgattccttcaa is a window encoding:
- the LOC123044357 gene encoding pentatricopeptide repeat-containing protein At5g02860, which produces MVETVAFPLPLPLRAPAPPPPTSKTFRHQPPVHSPLRLFSPTSLLSSSHPTPTSSSRTPRLGRPHNPTRQGGGGGQPWNLPPSLSLPARRALLSLLSNPDSARDTLSALPTSELASVLNALASRGRPTVALAALHAARDLHGEHVLQHPCVLPAAVRVLARAGRLTDASALLDAAPEPDASAYTALVSAFSRASRFRDAVAVFRRMVANGIQPATVTYNVVLHVYSKIAVPWKDVLALVDSMKNDGIPLDRYTYNTLISCCRRGALYKEAAKVFGEMRAAGFEPDKVTFNSLLDVYGKARMHDAAIGVLKEMELGGCPPSVVTYNSLISSYVKDGLLKEAAELKEEMEVKGIQPDVITYTTLISGLDRAGKIDAAIGTYDEMLRNRCKPNLCTYNALIKLHGVRGKFPEMMVVFDDLRSAGFVPDVVTWNTLLAVFGQNGLDSEVSGVFKEMKKSGYVPERDTYVSLITSYSRCGLFDQSMEIYKRMIEAGIYPDISTYNAVLSALARGGRWEQAEKLFAEMENLDCRPDELSYSSLLHAYANAKKLDKMKALSEDIYAEKIESHHGLVKTLVLVNSKVNNLSETEKAFLELRKRRCSLDINVLNAMVSVYGKNRMVKKVEEILSLMKGSSINLSTATYNSLMHMYSRLGDCEKCENILTEIKSSGARPDRYSYNTMIYAYGRKGQMKEASRLFSEMKSSGLVPDIVTYNIFVKSYVANSMFEEAIDLVRYMVTHGCKPNERTYNSILQEYCRHDKIADAKSFLSNLPQLHPGISKQEQQRLLELLARHTSRDRG